A window of Plasmodium malariae genome assembly, chromosome: 12 genomic DNA:
ACTGTTTTAAAATAGTAAGAAAGAACAACCCGTattagtatttatttatttatttttttttttttttttttgttcttttatatatttttttatatcttatgttcatttatttctcTTTGTTCTCATACCTTGCCCCTTCCtttcttatataattgtatttaattatttttcgttatatttaattatattgtattttattataatatatattattatactacATTTCATTATactatgttttattatattatatctaatttaatattttttttctgtcttttttttttttcaatcagttagcatatacatataaatatacacatatgaatatacacatatgaatatacacatatgaatatacacatatgaatatacacatatacatacatatatatatgcatgcatgTGTAGAAGCCCATTTTTTCCGTGCTATTACAGCCAATATgttatgtatttaatttcttttcccTTATTAAGTAGTACATATACACGAGTATGTATCAGTAAGTTTACTTTCCTCAAAGTAATCCCTTTTTATCTCATGTAACTATAACACGTTTACTTTTTagttatttcaaaaaaaaaaaaaaaaaaaaaaaaaatgtaaagggAAGGGAAGAGAAATGTACAAGAGGATTTAAGAACGTATTACTCTGTTTTAGACTTGACTTGTGCAGGATATGCAagttcatatataaacatccaaaacacatatatgtgcaagtataaatgtatatatgcatatatgtctttatttatgtatatatgaatatgtattCATACATTCATATGCTTATGTTTACACCGAAAAAAACGAACAAGTTAACAAGTACAACAGTTCATTCATGCTCTACATTACAtgtagaaaatttttaaaggggtgccaattaaaaatatgaacaattaaattaaaaaattgtatattttaattagttTCAATTGAAAATGCTCGTTATAATATTAACGTGTAGCTAGCTTTTCGATCTCCTTTCCctgtttgtattttattttacttcgttttattttttattttattttttttttttttgcatataatttatcataTCATTATCTGCCCTTTCAATAGTTCCGCAGTAgaatctttttctttttttttttttttccctctcAATGATGCGAGGAAAAAggaggaaaataaaataaataaataaataaataagtaaataaataaataagtaaataaataaataagtaaataaataatagtataatataGTTCAATAGAGTATACTAGAGTTACATAGGGTAGAACAGAGTTGAACACAGTTACATAAAGTTGACCGGTACACAGGAGAACAAAACGGGACAAACCTGAGTAGGACAACCAAAGCAGCATTTGTGAATACAAAATTCGTCAAAACAAATcttagtaaaaatatactatcTAATGGATGCTGCCAGCAAATGCGTCATTGgcacaaaaatttttattagagATAAAAACAAAGTAAACGAATAGCATTACAAGCGAAGCTTCGTGCATGTACGCGGTCATACgtaaatatgcaaatatatacattgatATGTGTATGCGCgtgtgtgtatgtacgtatggaTGGATACTTGTGTGCATATGTTAACGTGTGtttatccatatatatatatatatatatatttatatatatatttatttttatatgcacatatatatccTCATGCATGCGTAACGGCTTAACTGTTTAGGTATGGGCTCGCgctgaaattataaaagaagaCGACGATATAGTTGTCAAGACTGAAGACgatgaaattattaaattaaaggAGAGTGATGAGTTCTACCTTAGAAACTTAGGTTCGTACATCTATGTTTTGCAGTATCTGTGTGTAGAGCAAGTCTCAAGCAGGAAAAAGATGACTAGTGTAAATATACTACGATACAGTTTACGAAAaagcttaaaaaaataaaataaaataaataattaaatatacatatatgctcACAAACGTAGACAGATTTTATCTCATTTCCCTGTGCgcttctttatattattgatgtacgtacatatatgcattcGTGTACGTAGCGGACGAGCCAGCTTGAGCACTCACCTCAGCACCAGTTCACTTGTTCTCTTTTTCATCTGTTCCTTTTCCCCTTCCCATATCCCACTCAGACATATTCGATTCGAGCGGACTATCCGCACCACCGGATCTGACCAAGTTAACGCATCTACACGAAGCATCGATTCTACACAGCCTTAATCTGCGATTTGACATTGATGAAATATACACCTTCACAGGGCCCATACTGATCGCTGTGAATCCATTTAAGATAATAAACAATTTATATAGTGACAACGTTCTAGCTAAACATGTACAACCAATACAGTCAAAAACCCCACATATATTTGCTACATCTAATAGTGCTTATCTAGGAATGTGTAATAATGGGAGATCACAGACTATACTCATAAGTGGAGAATCTGGAGCAGGTAAAACAGAATCAACAAAATATgtaatgaaatttttagCATGTGCAGGTtcagatattaaaaaaagatcaTTAATTGAATCTCAAGTTCTGGAAAGTAATCCATTGTTAGAAGCTTTTGGAAATGCTAAAACtctaagaaataataattctagtCGTTTTGGAAAATACATAGAATTACAATTCACTTTAGACAGTAAGGGTTATATAAAGGGTAAGTTATGTGGTGCTAAAATTTTAACCTATCTATTAGAAAAAGTTAGAGTGTGCGATCAACAGGAGGGGGAAAGGAACTACCACATCTTCTACCAGTTGTGTGCAGCTGCACAAAGGGCTAGGCAGGGTCCGCACGGGGGGGAAGAGACAGAAGGGGAAAAAGCGGAAGAAACTAGCAAAGAAAGAAGCGAGAAGGAAGTGGAAAAAACGAAGGAAGACGACGAAGCGAAGGAAGCGGAAAACACCATTCGCACTCGTCTTCCCAGTGTCCATGGTAGTCACTACTACCACTTCCCCTCGACGAAGAAGTTCAAAGGagtagaaaatataaaagtgcTAAAAATCGACTTGAGCGATTTTAGGAGTCACACAAACTTTCGTTACTTAACCAAGTCCAGCGTGTACAAACTTAACGGGGTGAACGAACTGGAGGAATTTGAATCGACTATATACGCTATGCAAACGATAGGTATAAAGAAGGAGGAACAGTATCAGATATTCAAAGTTTTAGAAGGTATTCTTTACAtaggaaatattttatttaataatgatgaaaataaggAAGAATCAACAATTTTGGACTCTACATATgaagatttaaaaaaggCTGCATCTTTTTTAGATGTAGATGAAgagaaattaaaagaatcTTTATGTTATAAAACTATTATTGCAAATAATgaacattataaaaaaccTGTAAATTCTAATATAGCAAATGATATAAGAGATGCATTAGCTAGAGCTATATATGGatgtttgtttttaaaagtaGTAGAGCGAACAAATGATTCGATTGGTTTTATAAATGATGTGAATCTATTTTGTGGAGTTCTAGATATATTTGGATTTGAATCTTTTCCAGTAAATTCATTTGAACAATTATGTATCAATTATACAAATGAATGTTTACagctattttttaataattttatatttaaatgtgaagaaaaattatatatgcaagAAGGAATAAAGTGGGACCCATTAGACTTCCCAGATAATAAAGACTGTGTTGAAATTTTAGAATCGAAACCATTTGGCATATTTTGTATGTTAGATGAAGAATGTCATATACCATCAGGTAAGGATAAAACCTTTTgtagtaaaattataacaaaacaTATTTCTAATACAAAGagatttaaaattattaaaacgGATTGTTTTAGTTTTATCATAGTCCATTTTGCAGGAGAAGTCAAATATAATTCTGCAGGGTTTGTTGAAAAGAACAAAGATCAATTATCAACTGATGTTCAGAATGTATTATTGCAAAGTaagaatgaatatatatcatcgctttttgaaaaatatttaaggcGAAATGTGGATAAGAGAAAATTTGTAACTGTCTCAAGTGAATTCAAAGAACAATTAAATTCTTTAATGATACGTATTCGACAAACGGATCCTCATTTTATTAGATGCATTAAACCGAATTCACAAAACTTACCAGATATATTTGATCGTATATCCGTTAATGAACAATTGAAATATGGAGGAGTCTTACAAGCAATAAAAGTTAGTAGAGCTGGATACCCGGTTCGTATGACTCATGCAGAGTGTGTAAATGATTACAAAATTCTTTTAAGTAAAAACGATAAAGAGTTATTTTCTgcatataatgaaaaatcatGGTCATACAAAGCGAgatttattttgaataaaatgATTTCTACTGGACCCATACAAGAGTATATTACATCcttgaaaaagataaaaagagaaaaacaaaatgaatatgAATTTTTCTTGAAATACTCAAACAAGAAGGCTAAACCAATTAAGGGAAAGAATACAAGTGTAACAGCTAAACGTGTGGAGGGAAATTCCAGCAAGGGGGATATGCTAGCGGAGGGGGGTATCATCAGTGGTAAACAAGAACAAGGAGAGGGGCATCAGGATGAGAAGTTGAACGATCCGCTGAACGAGCCGCAGAACGAGCCGCAGACCGAGCCGCAGACCGAGCCGCAGACCGACGAAACGGCGTTCATCTGGTCAGTGGGGAAAAATTTGTGCTTCTTCAAAAGCGACGCGTTCAACATCTTGTCAACGATGAGAAGTGACTACCGGTTTGCACAGGCAGTAGTCATtcaaaagaattataaatgtTATGTGGAAAGGAAAAGGTACAGTATAATGAGGAGCAAAGTAGTAGTACTACAGAGATGGTTTaggaatatattaattgttaTTAGAAAAGAGAAAGAGAGGAATAAAAAGGCCAAGGAGCTcatatgtttacatatatatggttATGTCGTTAGGAAGAAGTATTTACATAAAAGGAAGTGTGCTATACTTATACAATCTTATATAAGAAGATACCTTACTATGAGATTTTATAAAACGTATAAGCAAAACTGTTATGCTAGTAAAATTCAAGCAACGTGGAAAACGTACAAAGAAAGAATGTATTATATGAAGTTAAAAAGATCTACTAAGTTGATACAGCTAAAATGGAAGGGTATACTAGCAAGGAAACAATTACGAAGGCTTAAAGAAGAAGCAAAGGAAGTTGGATCCTTATTGAGTAAAAatcaaatattaataaatcaactaaaaacagaaaaaaatgaaaaattagaaatagaaaataaactACTAAAAGCGTTAGCAAATATAGACACACTGACTAAAAAGGTAGAAGCGTTAGAAAGGACAAATAAAAACAACGAATCAATTATTAAAGATTTGCTTCAAAAAGTACAGAATATATCCAgtaaagaattaaataacaaGACTGAAGTAGGCCCTTCTCGAAGCGAGTGCACAAAGGTTAGCGCTGCAGATAGGAGGGGTGTACAGGTAGGTACAGATCAAAATGGTGCTAATAGATTAAACAGGAATAAGAATAGGAATAGGAATAGCAGTAGGGATAGGAATAGCAGTAGGAATAGGAATAGCAGTAGGGATAGGAATAGCAGTAGGAATAGGAATAGCAGTAGGAATAGGAATAGCAGTAGGAATAGGAATAGCAGTAGGAATAGGAATAGCAGTAGGAATAGGAATAGCAGTAGGAATAGGAATAGCAGTAGGAGTGCCGGTAGGAGCAGCAGCAGCAGTAGCCGTCATGGTAAACTTGCTACAGAACTGAAGAGTGCCAAGGACAGCACTGCGTTAAGTAAAGACGAACTGACAAACCTGCTAAGCAAGGTTAAAGCGCTTGAATCAGAAAATAAGgaatatatgaagaaaaataatttattgaaCGATCGCTACAATAAATTGTTAAATTTGCTCTCACATATCAAGGATAAAAATATCGGCATTCCTGGAATGGTGTACCGCAATTTGTGCGGGAGTAAGCCGAGCAGTGGAGCATATGCCGTGGCATACAAAAACGGACTTGGTGAACCCAGGGTTATTGGAAGTAACAGTCGTAGTGCCAGTCGGGGTGCGAATGGGCTTCCGTTGGATAAGATTCTCTTAAACTGCAGTGGTGAAGAGAAATATGTGCATCTATATCATCGAACAAGTAAGAACCATATACAGAGTAACACAACGGCCGATATTCTCATGTGTGGGCCTAAGAGTGTTGGAAAGACGAGTTTACTAGAAGATCTCTTTGTACGTTTGGGAGATGAAATAAACTTGAACATtttaaggaaaaacaaaaagaaacaaaGAGAAGATAtgaattcttttatttataatacatatataattacacatAAGGAGACACAAATAAAAATCGTTGATTGTGGTTATTGTTCTAATAAAGACTTAGATGAatctctttttaattatgtaaaaaattcaaTGTGTATTATAGTAGTCTTTGATTCTACAAAGAAAGAATCCGTTAGTCCAGCTTTACATCTTCTACAAGAAGTATcacttattaatttaaagaaaacaacaaaattgtatttgcttgaaaatatattcaacgaaaaaattaatttaaaaccTAATACTACTGACGTGGCATATGCTCTGAGAGTAGTAAAAACGTGCAATGCGTATTATGTAAAGGCGCTCGATATATACGATATACTGAACGACTATGTGGGAGGCCGCGCAAACGGGTATGCTGACAGTTATGCGAACGAGTATGCAAACCACTATTCAACTAACAATGCAAATGAAGTATATGTTGAGCCAAATAACCCCTTTAACCCTCAAAATGACAAGAAAATTGTAATTAACCCTTCCTTGATCCATTACAACAATAACAGggtaaacaaaaaaaaagtggaAACAAGTTATGAAGGAGAAGTATCTTCTTTCCTGCCTGATATAACAGATACCAATACATCTCTTTTTttcgaaaataaaaaggaggAATTAGCtctacataaaaataatatgtactCTGTAGCTAACACGTTAAAAGCTTTTTGTGGTATTCATAACAATAGCAATAAGAAGAATCAAAATATACAACTGTTAAGAGAATCGATGCCtctaaataattatgtatatagcaataaaaagtataacaCGGAACTAGGAAAAGGTCTACAACCTATTTATGAAATAACACTAAAGGGAAATGTCCCCATTACATATCTGTTCATCGGCCAAGATTTTGCCAATAAGAATTATACCTTATTAGCTGTTGGTTGTAAAGACGGagtaatatacatttacaaatGCTTCCGTAGTAAGTTAGAAATGAGCAGTAACTTCTTCCACCCGAATGAGGAGAAGCTCAAGAAGAGCGACAGTGAATGCACGAATGGGGAGGGTAGCAGCAATATTGTTATGGGTGCAGATAACCATACCAATTTACATAATCGTGGTAACAGCTATACCAGTCCGCTCGATCGTGGTAACAGATATACCTGTTCACTCAATCGCAGTAATGACTACTCCAATCCGCTCCACCGCGGTAATAGCTATTCCAATCCGCTCCAGTGCAGTAACTGCAACGAAATCAATGAAGAGTTTCGAAGTGTAGAAGAGATAGGCGATCCAATGAAAAATGATTCCTCAGTCTATGCTGAGGATAACCAAGAATCAGCTCAATTGTTATCAAAATTATGCGGTCATAAAAAAGCAATAACATGTCTAGTTTTTTCATTATGtgaagataaaataatatcatcATCTATTGatagaacaataaaaatatgggaAGTATGTACAGGATTTTTATTAAAGGTATTTTCTGACTCCTCCGCTACATTGtctgttttattatttccaaCAAATCTTGATATATTTCTCTGCTCCAACTGTACTTCTCTACTACGAATTGTAAACCTAAACAGTGGTCAGGTTTAtcagaaaattaaattagaGAGTGAAATAAGAGCACTAGAAATGGACGATACgtgtttaaatatatttgctgGGTCCAAAAATGgtactatatatgtattagaagtaatatataatgaacgaattgaaataaaatttcgttttcttttttccttatccCCAATAACTTGTATCAAATATATTCCTAGATATCACACAATTAAAACTAACCCcactattattgttaactCATGTGATAATCATATTGGTATTattgaatgtatatatggtAATAAAGGGGTACTCACCACCTTATCAGTTAAACACAGAATTAGAATTAACCATGCTCTACTTCCCATACGCAATTGCTATTCCAAATTTGGAGGTGGTTGGTTTATGTCGGGTTCAGAGGACGGAAACATTTACATCTGCTCTCTACTCCCACAGTCCAACTACAAGCTtatctttttaaaacatCATAAGGTCAGTTGATCATGTATACCTTCACATTGCAAATCTGTCTAGTGCCACTATGCAACATGTTAAGTATAATGAGCTGTTCAAGTGGGCTTTTCTTTTGTTCTCTCATcttctatttatatttttttcttttttcttttttcatttttacttttttttttttttttttttttttttcttccttgtAGGCACCCGTCATGACCGTTGTGGTAAACGACATCGACACTTTGATGGTATCGGGTGATTCAAAAGGAAACATAGTTTTTTGGAGGAGATCCTTTGTGTAATACTATTGGTAttccttctttttattcAATATTTTCTTGTCTATTCATTTTTTGCTCTTATGTTTGCACCTCATTTGGGTTCGTCTTTTTTGTTTGTCTCTAACTCATTTTTTGTCTCTAACTCATTTTTTGTCTCTAACTCCTTTTTTGTCTCTAACTCCATTTTTGTCTCTAACTCCATTTTTGTCTCTAACTACTTTTTTGCCTTCAACTCCATTTTTGTTCCTTGTACGGAAAACTCGTCTTTGAGCTTCAAACAGAACGAACCCTTGATcataaaaaagggaaattcACTAACCGTACACACCTGTTCATGTACACATACACCCATACAaacatatgcacatgtatatgtacgcaCGTATGTGGGTAAATGCTCATGTATCGACGTTCCCCTGTAGTATAGTTGCTGCCAAACGGGTTGATGATATTTACatgataatatttacatgataatatttacatGATGATATTTACatgataatatttacatgataatatttacatgataatatttacataataatatttacatgaTAATATTTACCTGATAATATTTACATGATAATATTTACCTGATAATATTTACCTGATAATATTTACagtataatatttacataataatatttacagTATATTTCATACTTCACATAAATGGGCCAAAATTTATGGGTATGGGTACCTGCAGGTAGAAGCGAGTGTAACCTAGTCCCCAGTAGTGGTTACGAGTAGTGGCTGCCAAGTGTATACAAGTAACATTCCATATTTTCCAAGTTCTAGACTTTTTTAACCATAATGAACGAGCTGTATTACATGctaggaaaaaaagaacacCATTACAATTacatctttttatattacatattggtactattatatatatatatatatatatatatatatatatatatatatatggatatatatttacgtatgtTATGTCGTATGCTATACATTACAGTACTGTACTATACGCACTGTATTGTATATAAATCCCATCCTTGGTTTCCCTCTCATAATGctatcataaaaaattatcttcTTGTCAAGTGAATGCAAAGAGGAGATGATAAAAGCACTTAGTTTTGTGCACCACTATCCATTCACTCATTTTTCGAGGCCTTAAAAATTTAcagaaattacaaaaattttagatgttttaaaaataagctAAAAGGATATTACAAATGGATATATTAActggtatattttttttattttttttttttttttattattcttataatacCAATCTCTTtagtaaatttaattaattctaTATTCAAGAGCGCCCAAGAAAGGTGGTATATTCTCGAATGCCAATTtttcatgtattttttcatatattttttcatatattttttcatatattttttcatatttttttttttttttttttttttgctttaaaCTAAGTTGTTATGTATAGTTTACCCCTTTTTCTTGTAGAATTAAATCAGTACTTGTTAaagcaaaattaaaagttGATTTTTTGAAAACTCGTCCTAGTTCAATGCTACAAATGCGCACAggatagaaatatatatagcaacgttgtttatatacatatgtatatgcaatGAATAAAttgggggaaaaaaaaaaaaaaagaattctccctataataatgtacataatatgtacatatatatatgtatttatgtacgaGAGTGTAATACAAAAGGTACCATTGAGAATTCTCAATTCaatgcataataaaaatattttttaaaaacaaaaaagcgactacagttatatatatgcggctaaattttttatatattatttgtttttttttttttaaatagtccTATAATTCTGATTAcgtacataattttatatgcaaGCGACATGTACGCAAAACGATTGTGAGAAAACCGCTTGTACGTAGGAAACTGATGTAGATACGTTTGTTTCCTCAAGTACATAGTAGGGGTATTGGTCTGCACTTACATACTGCCCCCGTTTCAATTTTTCCCAAAACTTTCAAgcagaatattatataattcagaaaaaatgtttttaagtTTTACTACATTTGATTGAGTGTTTGACATATTAGTGGAGAACTCGTAgggacttttttttttttttttttttaaatctcgGCATAAAAAATAGGCGAAAGGTAAAAAGAagattgtacatatatatatatatatatatatatatatatatatatatatgcatattccTAGTTACGCTCATGCAGGATATAGCTGATGAAAAACGGTGCAACAATACGTGACGCCATCCgttgaatataaataaggCGGAGTAAaggagaaaaagaagaagagcTATATATGAGTTAGAGTCAATTTTGTGGATTAGGCTTGAGAGAGAGATTTATACTACTAATACATATTAACTACAAAACAGAACGAAGTGGTTTGTATGCCGCGGATGCGTAGGTATATGGCGCATCCCCCTTGCGTGAAGGAAGCAGTATTGGTCTAGCGCGGAAACGAAAACGTTACTTGCTTATATTACTAGCGTGCACGTATGCGCACGCGAGGACTGGAAGTTCCAACGGGATAAGCATCTAAACTTCCGACATTCCAGCATAATTAATCAGGCGTCTATTATATTCGAATAGGCTTCTATTATTTTCTGGTGATCTTCCGCATAACTTTATAGCGTCTGTCCGAGGCATGATGCAGGTCGACATGCAGGAGCTGAGGGAGGTAATCCGGACGAGCAGCTTGAAGAAGGGCTTCGTGAAGGATGTGAAGAACAACTGTGAGATTAAGAGCATCCACTTTGGAATAATGagtaaagaagaaataattaaatattcggaagtaaaaattatgaatagaGAAATGTATAAAAGTAATAGTGGTATTCCATATCCATATGGTGTTTTAGATTTAAAATTAGGTGCACATAAAAGTAATTCAGTATGTGAAACATGtaatagaaaatttattaactGTTCAGGTCATTTTGGACATATTGAATTAAAttatccattttttcatataggatattataagtatattattcatattctatattgtatatgtaaaaCGTGTTCAAATTTGTTATTACCCTTAGATAAGATTGAAATATTTTCagaattaaaaaggaaaaagacaGATGACtcactttttaaaaaacatttatttaaaagaatattaaatgaatgcaaaaaaataaatagatgtTATAAATGTGGAAGTCCACAAGG
This region includes:
- the PmUG01_12035400 gene encoding myosin C, putative, producing MDAASKCVIGTKIFIRDKNKVWARAEIIKEDDDIVVKTEDDEIIKLKESDEFYLRNLGSYIYVLQYLCVEQVSSRKKMTSVNILRYNIFDSSGLSAPPDLTKLTHLHEASILHSLNLRFDIDEIYTFTGPILIAVNPFKIINNLYSDNVLAKHVQPIQSKTPHIFATSNSAYLGMCNNGRSQTILISGESGAGKTESTKYVMKFLACAGSDIKKRSLIESQVLESNPLLEAFGNAKTLRNNNSSRFGKYIELQFTLDSKGYIKGKLCGAKILTYLLEKVRVCDQQEGERNYHIFYQLCAAAQRARQGPHGGEETEGEKAEETSKERSEKEVEKTKEDDEAKEAENTIRTRLPSVHGSHYYHFPSTKKFKGVENIKVLKIDLSDFRSHTNFRYLTKSSVYKLNGVNELEEFESTIYAMQTIGIKKEEQYQIFKVLEGILYIGNILFNNDENKEESTILDSTYEDLKKAASFLDVDEEKLKESLCYKTIIANNEHYKKPVNSNIANDIRDALARAIYGCLFLKVVERTNDSIGFINDVNLFCGVLDIFGFESFPVNSFEQLCINYTNECLQLFFNNFIFKCEEKLYMQEGIKWDPLDFPDNKDCVEILESKPFGIFCMLDEECHIPSGKDKTFCSKIITKHISNTKRFKIIKTDCFSFIIVHFAGEVKYNSAGFVEKNKDQLSTDVQNVLLQSKNEYISSLFEKYLRRNVDKRKFVTVSSEFKEQLNSLMIRIRQTDPHFIRCIKPNSQNLPDIFDRISVNEQLKYGGVLQAIKVSRAGYPVRMTHAECVNDYKILLSKNDKELFSAYNEKSWSYKARFILNKMISTGPIQEYITSLKKIKREKQNEYEFFLKYSNKKAKPIKGKNTSVTAKRVEGNSSKGDMLAEGGIISGKQEQGEGHQDEKLNDPLNEPQNEPQTEPQTEPQTDETAFIWSVGKNLCFFKSDAFNILSTMRSDYRFAQAVVIQKNYKCYVERKRYSIMRSKVVVLQRWFRNILIVIRKEKERNKKAKELICLHIYGYVVRKKYLHKRKCAILIQSYIRRYLTMRFYKTYKQNCYASKIQATWKTYKERMYYMKLKRSTKLIQLKWKGILARKQLRRLKEEAKEVGSLLSKNQILINQLKTEKNEKLEIENKLLKALANIDTLTKKVEALERTNKNNESIIKDLLQKVQNISSKELNNKTEVGPSRSECTKVSAADRRGVQVGTDQNGANRLNRNKNRNRNSSRDRNSSRNRNSSRDRNSSRNRNSSRNRNSSRNRNSSRNRNSSRNRNSSRNRNSSRSAGRSSSSSSRHGKLATELKSAKDSTALSKDELTNLLSKVKALESENKEYMKKNNLLNDRYNKLLNLLSHIKDKNIGIPGMVYRNLCGSKPSSGAYAVAYKNGLGEPRVIGSNSRSASRGANGLPLDKILLNCSGEEKYVHLYHRTSKNHIQSNTTADILMCGPKSVGKTSLLEDLFVRLGDEINLNILRKNKKKQREDMNSFIYNTYIITHKETQIKIVDCGYCSNKDLDESLFNYVKNSMCIIVVFDSTKKESVSPALHLLQEVSLINLKKTTKLYLLENIFNEKINLKPNTTDVAYALRVVKTCNAYYVKALDIYDILNDYVGGRANGYADSYANEYANHYSTNNANEVYVEPNNPFNPQNDKKIVINPSLIHYNNNRVNKKKVETSYEGEVSSFLPDITDTNTSLFFENKKEELALHKNNMYSVANTLKAFCGIHNNSNKKNQNIQLLRESMPLNNYVYSNKKYNTELGKGLQPIYEITLKGNVPITYLFIGQDFANKNYTLLAVGCKDGVIYIYKCFRSKLEMSSNFFHPNEEKLKKSDSECTNGEGSSNIVMGADNHTNLHNRGNSYTSPLDRGNRYTCSLNRSNDYSNPLHRGNSYSNPLQCSNCNEINEEFRSVEEIGDPMKNDSSVYAEDNQESAQLLSKLCGHKKAITCLVFSLCEDKIISSSIDRTIKIWEVCTGFLLKVFSDSSATLSVLLFPTNLDIFLCSNCTSLLRIVNLNSGQVYQKIKLESEIRALEMDDTCLNIFAGSKNGTIYVLEVIYNERIEIKFRFLFSLSPITCIKYIPRYHTIKTNPTIIVNSCDNHIGIIECIYGNKGVLTTLSVKHRIRINHALLPIRNCYSKFGGGWFMSGSEDGNIYICSLLPQSNYKLIFLKHHKAPVMTVVVNDIDTLMVSGDSKGNIVFWRRSFV